From Diospyros lotus cultivar Yz01 chromosome 4, ASM1463336v1, whole genome shotgun sequence, a single genomic window includes:
- the LOC127799075 gene encoding small acidic protein 1 yields the protein MKAVPVDYLAELTEQESVMAMDVDDVEALEIFGEGGPLDVNKLADADFFNSFQDDFDDSDIN from the coding sequence atgaaGGCGGTGCCGGTGGATTACTTGGCCGAGCTGACGGAGCAGGAGTCGGTGATGGCGATGGACGTGGACGACGTCGAGGCTCTGGAGATCTTCGGCGAAGGCGGTCCCCTCGATGTCAACAAGCTCGCCGACGCCGACTTCTTCAACTCCTTTCAAGACGACTTCGACGACTCCGACATCAACTAG